A stretch of Elgaria multicarinata webbii isolate HBS135686 ecotype San Diego chromosome 5, rElgMul1.1.pri, whole genome shotgun sequence DNA encodes these proteins:
- the OLIG1 gene encoding oligodendrocyte transcription factor 1, which produces MLRQQQQQKQQQQPLYELVGYRQPHSALLPKQTHDRPDFAPEQPHRAGAIKASGHPATATSDPKSEQQQLRRKINSRERKRMQDLNLAMDALREVILPYSAAHCQSSPGRKLSKIATLLLARNYILLLGSSLQELRRIIGEMSGSTGPRLLLAGLPLFAAGPGPVLLTPAGNVSHHHHHHHHPPPPPDSLRAGAGKFLSVALEEQACGPAGLPPGGASLCTCAICKFPHLVPSGFGLAAVQAQFSK; this is translated from the coding sequence ATgttgcggcagcagcagcagcagaagcagcagcagcagcccttgtACGAGCTGGTGGGCTACAGGCAGCCCCACTCCGCCTTGCTTCCAAAGCAGACTCACGACAGGCCGGACTTCGCTCCGGAGCAGCCCCACAGAGCCGGGGCCATCAAGGCAAGCGGCCACCCGGCCACGGCCACGAGCGATCCGAAGagcgagcagcagcagctgcgcaGGAAGATCAACAGCCGCGAGAGGAAGCGGATGCAGGACCTCAACCTGGCTATGGACGCCCTGCGGGAGGTGATCCTGCCCTACTCTGCGGCGCACTGCCAGAGCTCGCCCGGGCGGAAGCTCTCCAAGATCGCCACGCTGCTCTTGGCCAGGAATTACATCCTCTTGCTGGGCAGCTCGTTGCAAGAGCTGCGCCGGATCATCGGGGAAATGAGCGGCTCCACCGGACCCCGGCTGCTGCTGGCCGGCCTCCCCCTCTTCGCCGCGGGCCCGGGCCCGGTGCTCCTGACGCCGGCGGGGAACGTcagccaccaccatcaccaccaccaccacccgccgccgccgccggacaGCCTGCGAGCGGGCGCCGGCAAATTCCTCTCGGTGGCCCTGGAGGAGCAGGCGTGCGGCCCGGCGGGCCTGCCGCCCGGCGGCGCCAGCCTCTGCACGTGCGCCATTTGCAAGTTCCCCCACTTGGTTCCCTCCGGCTTCGGCTTAGCTGCAGTGCAGGCGCAGTTCTCCAAGTGA